One window from the genome of Verrucomicrobiia bacterium encodes:
- a CDS encoding choice-of-anchor Q domain-containing protein translates to MQQTAGATVRYVDVNSTHPAPPYNNWSKAATNIQDAVDIASSGDEVLVNDGVYYTAARFGGSGTNCVVVNLPIVVVSVNGPEATRIDGQGSSRCVYLAGGATLSGFTLTNGTAPSGGGVYCATTNSLIANCVFLGNTATNFGGGVYQGSLTNCLLAGNTSLTGGAAAYSLLTDCQLNANSSAKGGGAFASTLRGCVLSSNFYTAGSLMFGGGAFYSTLSDCLLTGNLAEQSGGGAANSTLSNCVLAGNRTTEGEGGGAYVSTLLDCVLSNNIAAFRGGNASRSDLTNCLLTGGSATWSGGARECTLQNCTVAGNSASVSAGGIDACTANDSIVYYNTAPSEPNFSASTLNTSCTTPLPTNGVGNITAPPRFVNQAGGDYHLQATSFAINSGDNGNVTAASDLDGHPRIVDGTVDLGAYEYQQLLPAAFTAPATEVRAEQATLNGFALPNGQPTSAWFEWGERGTFSQSTPPVAVGVASHVIWLQAPISNLVAGIVYQGRLVASNAVGVAYGAPQPFTTAARLRAWGYSNAGQTNIPDGLRGNSVTAMAGGGYFTVALLASGRVQAWGENVYGQTDVPVGISNVIAVAAGEFHALALQFNGTVVAWGDDTYGATNVPSGLSNVVAIAAGGNHCLALRSDGTVVAWGRDSDGQTDVPVALSNVVAVAGGRYHSVALRADGTVVNWGRTNENQTSLPSNITHVAAIAAGGYHNLALRTDGTTRAWGYNQFNETVAPDDATNLVSVACGLFHNVALRNDGTVRAWWYDNYGESSVPPGLSNVVLVAAGFDHSLATVANHPPQAGPTNASAVSGQELVLHLFGSDPDGDPVGFQILSLPEHGTLYQYDNGVRGSPVTLSNSVVSDSAGRVVFVGDFSDVPDAFSFVADDGLTDSAPASVSLDIRLPHAPFAHTQPADHTTTNSTVLNGMATPNGLDAIAWFEWGERGGSTATTGPVTAGNGFGVVRVSTAISNLLGGHDYQCRLVVSNALGIHRGIAQCFAPVKRVQAWGDNGYGQTNLPPGLGNVVALDGGGLHSVVLRADGTVAAWGYDGYGETDVPSGLSNVIAVSAGYYHSLALKADGTVVAWGSHFNRSTGQPATPPAGLSNVVAIAGGGSHSVALKADGGVAAWGYNYFGQTNVPPGLSNVVAVACGYEHSLALKDDGTVVGWGDNEYGQTNVPAGLTNVVAVAAGHWFSLAVKDDGSVIAWGNDDHGQTNVPAGLTNVVLASGGTWHGLAMDDQGKVTTWGLGVPGPNTVPDSVSNAVAASAGGSHDLALVDNSPPEALAQTITGPANNDLIITLQGTDRDADLLSFRIALPATAGTLYQYVAGERGAVIASTDTVVSDSLGRVIFVPATNSFDSPYSSLSFVADDGNATSAPASVTINIEGRAYAHTLAPTGLTPAGAVFNGVTVPNGFDSTAWFEWGEPGNFVNRTPPVPAGNGLVVVPVSAVVYNLPTTTTLECRLVVSNAAGVRFGFPQLFATRLRARLWGNYNVDGETNIPAGLGGLMSLATGSGHTLALKRDGTVVGWGFNNYGQTIPPTGLSNVIRVAAGNIFSLALKSDHTVTAWGQDEFDLGMPPGLSNITDIAAGPTLALAIKPEGRILGWGDRGQPELTNYPPTLSNVVMVAAGSYHGLALKADGTITAWGYGVNNLTNVPPAASDCVAVAAGTAHSLALRSDGTVVGWGSNTKGAATPPAGLSNVVAIAAHGDVSFALKHDGTIVAWGDNSYGQQEPPPGLEHFVKVSPADDFTAALVTNTPPVAASQSVTGFGNSDLVIPLSGNDVDGDVLSYTVETLPLIGTLYQYAGGGRGTAITTNGTPVMDDGARVVFVPQGGEVGQDYASFEFTAFDGDAKSALGVLHIDEVARLDVFTSPASETSLTNARLNGFVSPHGFNAAAWFEWGTNTSYGRSTTPVNVMSNFGVLQVSQPITGVTAGQVIHFRLIASNATQIVQGPDQRFVTGGRLTAWGDNSSGQSSVPANQGAVVSVTGGFSHSLALRADGTVLAWGNNAYGQTTVPGLPAVASLAAGGFHNVALLADGRVVAWGRNNAGQTNVPPSATNIVAVAAGGQHSLALRDDGSLVAWGDNSQGQRNVPAGLTNVVGIAAGWYHNVALRGDGTVTAWGANNYGQSSVPEGVSNVVWVGAGLYHSLALRHDGTLVAWGLNSSSQTNVPAAFTNVVAAACGGSHNLMLAADDTFAGWGYNYFGQALPPAAISNVVLFAAGGSHSLALMPGQAPFALNQVVAGYPDKDLLITLAGASSSGSPLTYRIISLPEVGLLYQCNNGARGPQITSTNIIVADANQRVIFVPAEHEIGNPYAAFDFVANDGAVDSDPASVTVNIVLPVVPVMDVTGSGLSTNGEFRIVFSGTSNATYRVWASTNLLDWEALGTAETASPGSFFFLDPAATNWPQRFYRVTAP, encoded by the coding sequence ATGCAGCAGACCGCCGGCGCCACGGTGCGGTATGTGGACGTGAACAGCACGCATCCAGCACCGCCCTACAACAACTGGTCCAAGGCAGCCACCAATATTCAAGACGCCGTGGACATTGCGAGTTCCGGCGACGAAGTGCTGGTCAACGACGGGGTGTATTACACAGCCGCCCGGTTTGGAGGATCCGGGACGAACTGCGTGGTGGTCAATCTGCCCATTGTCGTGGTGAGCGTGAATGGCCCCGAAGCGACCCGAATCGACGGCCAGGGATCCAGCCGCTGTGTCTATCTGGCCGGCGGCGCCACGCTTTCCGGCTTCACGCTGACCAACGGAACCGCCCCCAGCGGCGGGGGCGTCTATTGTGCGACGACAAATTCCCTGATTGCCAACTGTGTGTTCCTGGGAAACACCGCCACGAACTTCGGAGGCGGGGTATATCAGGGCAGCCTGACGAATTGCCTGCTCGCCGGGAACACCAGTTTGACGGGCGGCGCGGCTGCTTACAGCCTCCTCACTGACTGCCAACTGAACGCCAACTCCTCTGCCAAAGGCGGGGGCGCATTCGCCAGCACGCTGCGTGGCTGCGTGCTCAGCAGTAATTTCTACACCGCCGGTTCCTTGATGTTCGGTGGCGGGGCGTTCTACAGCACCTTGAGCGACTGTCTGTTGACCGGCAATCTGGCCGAGCAAAGCGGCGGCGGCGCCGCCAATTCAACGCTCAGCAACTGCGTGCTGGCCGGAAACCGCACCACCGAAGGTGAAGGCGGTGGCGCGTATGTCAGCACTCTGTTGGATTGTGTCCTGTCCAACAACATCGCCGCCTTCCGGGGCGGCAATGCTTCCCGCAGCGATTTGACGAACTGTCTCCTGACCGGAGGGAGCGCAACCTGGAGTGGTGGCGCCCGGGAATGCACGCTGCAAAACTGCACGGTGGCCGGGAACTCGGCATCCGTCAGCGCCGGCGGGATTGATGCCTGCACGGCAAACGACAGCATCGTTTATTACAACACCGCCCCGAGCGAACCGAATTTTTCCGCCAGCACGCTGAACACCAGCTGCACCACGCCGCTGCCCACCAATGGCGTGGGCAACATCACAGCTCCGCCCCGCTTTGTGAATCAGGCAGGCGGCGACTACCATTTGCAGGCCACCTCCTTCGCCATCAATTCGGGCGACAATGGCAACGTCACGGCCGCCTCGGATCTGGACGGCCATCCGCGCATCGTTGACGGGACGGTGGATCTGGGGGCGTATGAATACCAACAACTGCTTCCCGCCGCCTTCACGGCGCCCGCGACTGAAGTGCGCGCGGAACAGGCGACATTGAACGGATTCGCCCTCCCGAACGGACAGCCCACCAGCGCGTGGTTCGAGTGGGGCGAACGGGGCACATTCAGCCAGTCCACGCCGCCCGTTGCGGTGGGAGTTGCTTCCCATGTGATCTGGCTGCAAGCCCCAATCTCCAATTTGGTCGCCGGGATTGTTTATCAGGGCCGGCTGGTGGCCAGCAACGCGGTCGGTGTGGCCTACGGCGCGCCGCAGCCGTTCACCACTGCAGCCCGTCTCCGTGCCTGGGGCTACTCAAACGCGGGTCAGACCAATATTCCCGATGGGCTGCGCGGCAACTCGGTGACAGCAATGGCCGGCGGCGGCTACTTCACCGTCGCCCTGCTCGCGAGCGGACGCGTTCAGGCCTGGGGTGAAAACGTTTATGGCCAGACTGATGTGCCGGTTGGAATAAGCAATGTCATCGCGGTTGCCGCCGGTGAATTTCACGCGCTCGCCCTGCAATTCAACGGGACGGTGGTGGCCTGGGGCGATGATACGTATGGCGCGACCAATGTGCCTTCCGGCTTGAGCAATGTGGTCGCGATTGCCGCGGGTGGGAACCATTGTCTGGCGTTGCGTTCGGACGGAACCGTGGTGGCGTGGGGCCGTGATTCCGATGGCCAGACCGATGTCCCGGTGGCGTTGAGCAATGTCGTGGCCGTGGCGGGCGGACGTTATCACAGCGTGGCGCTCCGGGCGGATGGCACGGTTGTGAACTGGGGGCGCACGAATGAGAATCAAACCAGCTTGCCGTCCAACATCACTCACGTGGCGGCCATTGCGGCAGGCGGCTATCACAATCTCGCCTTGCGCACCGACGGCACAACGCGGGCGTGGGGCTACAACCAGTTCAACGAAACCGTGGCCCCGGACGACGCAACCAACCTCGTGTCCGTGGCCTGCGGCCTGTTTCACAATGTCGCGCTGCGCAACGACGGAACCGTGCGCGCCTGGTGGTATGACAACTACGGCGAGTCATCCGTGCCTCCGGGTTTGAGCAACGTGGTGTTGGTGGCGGCCGGGTTCGACCACAGCCTCGCCACCGTAGCCAATCACCCTCCCCAGGCCGGTCCAACGAACGCATCGGCGGTGTCGGGCCAGGAACTGGTGCTGCACCTATTCGGCTCGGACCCCGATGGCGATCCGGTTGGCTTCCAGATTCTGTCACTGCCCGAACATGGGACGCTTTACCAGTATGACAACGGAGTCCGGGGCTCGCCGGTCACGCTTTCAAACAGCGTTGTCTCGGACTCTGCCGGGCGCGTCGTATTCGTGGGGGATTTCTCGGACGTGCCCGACGCGTTTTCGTTTGTGGCCGATGACGGCTTGACCGACTCCGCACCGGCATCCGTTTCGCTCGATATTCGCCTGCCGCATGCGCCGTTCGCCCACACTCAACCGGCCGATCATACGACCACCAATTCCACCGTGTTGAACGGCATGGCCACACCCAACGGGCTGGATGCCATCGCCTGGTTCGAGTGGGGCGAGCGGGGCGGTTCCACGGCCACCACCGGGCCGGTCACAGCAGGAAACGGCTTCGGAGTCGTGCGCGTCAGCACGGCCATCTCAAATCTGCTGGGCGGACACGATTATCAATGCCGTCTGGTCGTCAGCAATGCACTGGGCATTCACCGCGGCATCGCGCAGTGCTTTGCTCCCGTCAAACGCGTCCAGGCCTGGGGTGACAATGGCTACGGACAGACCAATCTGCCGCCCGGCCTGGGCAACGTGGTGGCCTTGGACGGCGGCGGCCTGCACAGTGTCGTGCTCCGAGCCGACGGCACGGTGGCAGCGTGGGGCTACGATGGCTATGGCGAAACCGATGTTCCTTCGGGGCTGAGCAACGTCATCGCAGTGTCTGCCGGCTATTACCACAGTCTCGCGCTGAAGGCCGACGGCACTGTGGTGGCCTGGGGCAGCCATTTTAATCGTTCGACCGGTCAACCCGCGACGCCGCCCGCAGGATTGAGCAACGTCGTGGCCATTGCCGGCGGCGGTTCTCACAGCGTCGCGCTGAAGGCCGATGGGGGCGTGGCGGCCTGGGGTTACAACTATTTTGGCCAGACGAACGTGCCGCCGGGCCTGAGCAACGTCGTGGCTGTGGCGTGCGGTTATGAACACAGCCTCGCCTTGAAGGACGATGGAACCGTTGTGGGCTGGGGCGACAATGAATACGGCCAGACGAACGTGCCGGCGGGCCTGACCAATGTGGTCGCCGTGGCGGCTGGACACTGGTTCAGCCTGGCGGTGAAGGACGACGGAAGCGTCATCGCATGGGGTAATGACGACCATGGTCAGACCAACGTGCCGGCGGGCCTGACCAACGTCGTGTTGGCATCTGGCGGCACCTGGCACGGCCTGGCCATGGATGATCAAGGCAAGGTGACGACTTGGGGACTGGGTGTGCCCGGCCCCAACACGGTGCCGGACAGTGTGAGCAATGCCGTCGCAGCGTCCGCGGGGGGCAGCCACGATCTCGCGCTGGTTGACAATTCCCCGCCAGAGGCGCTGGCGCAGACCATCACCGGCCCCGCCAACAACGATCTCATCATCACCCTGCAGGGCACCGACCGTGATGCGGATCTCCTTTCGTTCCGGATTGCGCTGCCGGCCACAGCCGGCACGTTATATCAATATGTCGCCGGGGAGCGAGGTGCGGTCATCGCTTCCACAGACACCGTTGTCAGCGATTCGCTTGGCCGCGTCATTTTTGTGCCGGCAACGAACTCGTTTGACAGCCCCTACTCAAGTTTAAGTTTCGTGGCGGATGACGGCAACGCGACCTCGGCTCCGGCATCCGTGACCATCAACATTGAAGGCCGCGCGTATGCCCATACGCTTGCACCGACGGGACTGACGCCGGCCGGGGCCGTGTTCAACGGCGTCACCGTTCCCAACGGATTCGATTCTACCGCGTGGTTTGAATGGGGCGAACCGGGCAATTTCGTGAACCGCACCCCGCCAGTTCCAGCGGGCAACGGACTCGTGGTGGTGCCGGTTAGTGCGGTGGTTTACAACCTGCCGACGACGACGACGCTGGAATGCCGGCTGGTCGTCAGCAATGCGGCCGGGGTGAGATTTGGTTTTCCGCAATTGTTCGCCACCCGTTTGCGTGCGCGGTTGTGGGGCAATTACAATGTCGATGGAGAGACGAATATCCCCGCGGGGTTGGGAGGGCTGATGAGCCTGGCCACCGGCAGCGGTCACACGCTGGCGCTCAAGCGGGACGGCACCGTGGTTGGCTGGGGCTTCAACAACTATGGCCAGACCATTCCGCCGACGGGGTTGAGCAACGTCATCCGCGTGGCGGCGGGAAATATCTTCAGCCTGGCGCTCAAGTCAGACCATACGGTCACTGCTTGGGGACAGGATGAATTTGATTTGGGGATGCCGCCCGGCCTGAGCAACATTACGGACATTGCGGCCGGCCCCACGCTGGCATTGGCGATCAAACCCGAAGGCAGAATTCTCGGCTGGGGCGACAGGGGCCAGCCGGAGCTGACAAACTATCCCCCCACCCTCAGCAATGTCGTGATGGTCGCCGCGGGCTCCTATCACGGATTGGCACTCAAAGCCGATGGAACAATCACGGCGTGGGGCTACGGCGTCAACAACCTGACGAACGTGCCGCCCGCGGCCAGCGACTGCGTGGCGGTCGCTGCAGGAACTGCGCACAGCCTCGCGTTGCGATCCGATGGCACCGTGGTTGGCTGGGGAAGCAACACGAAGGGAGCGGCGACGCCGCCCGCCGGTCTGAGCAACGTCGTGGCCATTGCCGCGCATGGAGACGTCAGTTTTGCCCTGAAACACGACGGCACCATCGTCGCCTGGGGCGACAACAGCTACGGCCAGCAAGAGCCGCCCCCCGGTCTCGAACACTTCGTCAAGGTTTCACCCGCCGATGATTTCACCGCCGCGTTGGTCACCAACACGCCGCCCGTGGCGGCATCCCAATCAGTAACGGGTTTTGGCAATTCCGATCTGGTCATTCCGTTGTCTGGAAATGATGTGGATGGCGATGTGCTGTCCTACACCGTGGAAACGCTGCCGCTGATTGGGACTCTATACCAATACGCCGGTGGCGGACGAGGGACGGCAATCACCACCAATGGCACACCCGTCATGGACGACGGCGCGCGGGTCGTTTTTGTTCCGCAAGGAGGTGAGGTGGGGCAGGACTACGCGAGCTTCGAATTCACCGCCTTTGACGGCGACGCGAAATCCGCGCTAGGGGTGTTGCACATTGACGAAGTCGCCCGTCTGGACGTCTTCACCTCCCCCGCCAGTGAAACGAGCCTGACGAATGCAAGGCTGAATGGTTTTGTCTCACCACACGGATTCAACGCCGCAGCGTGGTTCGAATGGGGCACAAATACCAGTTACGGCCGGTCCACAACGCCGGTCAACGTGATGTCTAATTTTGGCGTATTGCAGGTCAGCCAACCCATCACGGGAGTGACTGCCGGACAGGTCATTCATTTCCGTCTGATCGCCAGCAATGCAACGCAAATTGTGCAGGGACCCGACCAGCGCTTCGTTACGGGCGGCCGGCTCACTGCCTGGGGCGACAACTCCTCCGGACAGTCCAGTGTGCCAGCCAACCAGGGCGCGGTCGTTTCCGTGACCGGTGGCTTCTCGCACAGCCTCGCGCTGCGGGCTGATGGAACCGTGCTGGCCTGGGGCAACAACGCCTACGGCCAGACCACTGTTCCCGGGCTGCCGGCGGTTGCGTCCCTCGCCGCCGGAGGATTCCATAACGTCGCGTTGCTCGCGGACGGGCGGGTCGTCGCGTGGGGCCGGAATAACGCGGGGCAAACCAACGTGCCCCCGAGCGCCACGAACATCGTGGCCGTTGCGGCGGGCGGCCAGCATTCCCTGGCGCTGCGCGACGATGGTTCGCTGGTGGCTTGGGGCGATAATTCGCAAGGCCAACGCAACGTGCCTGCCGGGCTGACCAATGTCGTGGGCATCGCGGCGGGCTGGTATCATAACGTCGCGTTACGCGGGGATGGCACGGTCACCGCATGGGGCGCCAACAACTACGGGCAGTCGAGCGTTCCCGAAGGAGTGAGCAACGTGGTCTGGGTGGGAGCCGGTTTGTATCACAGCCTCGCGCTTCGCCACGACGGCACGCTGGTGGCCTGGGGCTTGAATTCTTCAAGCCAGACGAACGTGCCCGCCGCATTTACGAACGTAGTAGCAGCAGCCTGTGGTGGCTCACATAATCTGATGCTGGCGGCAGACGATACGTTTGCCGGCTGGGGCTATAATTACTTTGGACAAGCTTTACCTCCCGCCGCCATTAGCAATGTCGTTCTCTTTGCGGCGGGTGGTTCACATTCTTTGGCGTTGATGCCAGGCCAGGCGCCTTTCGCACTCAATCAGGTTGTCGCCGGTTATCCGGACAAAGATTTGTTGATCACCCTCGCCGGCGCCAGCTCCAGTGGCAGTCCGTTGACATATCGCATCATCAGCCTGCCCGAGGTGGGATTACTTTACCAATGCAACAATGGCGCGCGGGGCCCGCAAATCACTTCAACCAACATCATCGTTGCCGACGCCAACCAGCGCGTCATCTTCGTGCCGGCCGAACACGAGATCGGCAATCCGTATGCAGCGTTTGATTTCGTGGCCAATGACGGCGCGGTTGATTCCGACCCCGCATCAGTCACGGTAAACATCGTCCTGCCCGTTGTTCCGGTCATGGATGTGACCGGCTCCGGATTATCGACCAATGGCGAGTTCCGGATCGTCTTTAGCGGAACCAGCAATGCAACTTACCGGGTGTGGGCCTCAACGAACCTGCTCGATTGGGAAGCCCTTGGCACAGCGGAGACCGCATCTCCCGGTTCATTCTTCTTTCTTGATCCTGCAGCCACCAACTGGCCACAGCGCTTTTACCGCGTCACCGCCCCTTAA